From the Babylonia areolata isolate BAREFJ2019XMU chromosome 15, ASM4173473v1, whole genome shotgun sequence genome, one window contains:
- the LOC143290427 gene encoding enhancer of polycomb homolog 1-like isoform X2 encodes MSKVSFRARALDVSKPMPIFRSEDIPDMHDFDKINRAVVQMPTGMEKEEEMETHLQNALTAQQFYGTAEKRTIPIPGVQSVDDIDDRYSKLYNPDFRLPKQYIHVEALGMEQEIPDYDLDSEDECWLQEQSKKMEISSSKFEEMMDRLEKGSGQQVVTLQEAKLLLKEDDDLIISVYDYWLNKRLRLEMPLIPQVKSEKRDGTTTNNPYVAFRRRTEKMQTRKNRKNDEVSYEKMLKLKRDMLKALTLTHFLKRREKSKKEILQLTLEVMEKRYQMGDFSGTMLAEAEAERAKMPSFIPPFMFNSQGHGTPAYSGEEVPPVRKKRPYRRRQKQPQQPRHPHTIAAAMATAASFGDVDILHHDLDSSEEDMMSPALSPSDHEDEHDPDGLFAFKRRKTCNYYAPLHNRLGNWPWSNPSEGGKGDKRHRFSLTTLPGGRCIGFARRRVGRGGRVVLDRGFTPWDDGLEKMNLTSGQSFSGVVGDYITHIREQKIPYYRPKSPPPDDDESSQDGERSSLHPAGAPSKPSTPSSQEFNVESFRSHREQLLAMHMEQEAVRLKQDSVVNPSSNIPLSSDLGYSFSSQPTSRFMLDSASAQFAVTAVIGSAELESKRAKAEEAESVNHVVVGAAGDSKQTEKAPPPPPPPDHHGAATSSSLLPAVPTTSLSSSSSVASSPVVLSSLPAIMAPKSVGLSVVPSIRTVSPKTVLTSSGVSLSAVSLTPSAVSVMTQPAGRPRLSNGPLATPPVPAASIVRAGRTAGSSAAATIVQLPQRVSTAPAMRAVVPVPSPNPIVTASATSMITVHGPTPTSVGVGTALAMDKLNNKVMLASGVGASSTMCSMASSPLSILKSGQEEGKSAVHLFAADTQMPMDVS; translated from the exons ATGAGTAAAGTGTCTTTTCGGGCGCGTGCTCTGGATGTTTCCAAGCCAATGCCAATTTTTAGGTCGGAGGATATTCCAGACATGCATGATTTTGATAAAATCAATCGTGCAGTCGTCCAGATGCCGACTGGcatggagaaagaagaagaaatg GAAACTCACCTTCAGAATGCACTTACAGCCCAGCAGTTCTATGGCACTGCAGAAAAGCGCACCATTCCAATCCCTGGAGTGCAGAGTGTGGATGACATTGATGATCGTTATAGCAAACTTTATAATCCAGACTTCCGACTTCCAAAGCAGTACATTCATGTTGAAG CACTGGGCATGGAGCAAGAGATCCCAGATTATGACTTGGACTCTGAAGATGAGTGCTGGTTACAAGAGCAGTCGAAAAAGATGGAAATCAGCAGCTCCAAGTTTGAAGAGATGATGGACAGACTGGAGAAAGGTTCAGGCCAGCAG gtggtGACGTTACAAGAAGCCAAGTTGCTGCTAAAGGAAGACGATGACCTGATCATCTCTGTATATGACTACTGGCTCAACAAACGTCTGCGTTTG GAAATGCCATTGATCCCGCAAGTCAAATCTGAAAAGCGAGATGGTACAACCACGAACAACCCCTATGTTGCTTTCCGTCGCCGGACAGAGAAAATGCAGACAAGGAAA aatcgCAAGAATGATGAGGTGTCTTATGAGAAGATGTTGAAACTGAAGAGGGACATGCTTAAGGCTCT CACACTGACTCATTTTCTGAAGCGACGAgaaaagagcaagaaagaaaTATTGCAGCTGACTCTGGAAGTGATGGAGAAACG CTATCAGATGGGAGATTTCAGTGGCACCATGTTGGCTGAGGCAGAAGCAGAGCGAGCCAAGATGCCGTCCTTCATTCCCCCATTCATGTTCAACAGCCAGGGTCATGGAACACCAGCTTACAGTGGG GAGGAGGTGCCTCCTGTGCGAAAGAAGCGTCCGTACAGACGGCGACAGAAACAGCCTCAGCAGCCGCGCCACCCTCACACCATAGCTGCTGCCATGGCCACAGCTGCCTCCTTTGGGGATGTGGACATCCTGCACCACGATCTGGATAGCTCTGAGGAGGACATGATGTCCCCT GCACTGTCTCCCTCAGACCACGAGGATGAGCACGATCCTGATGGCCTGTTTGCTTTCAAGAGGCGGAAGACTTGCAATTATTATGCT CCTCTCCATAATCGCCTGGGCAATTGGCCATGGTCCAACCCCAGTGAAGGAGGCAAAGGCGACAAACGTCACCGCTTTTCTCTCACAACCCTCCCTGGTGGGCGGTGCATCGGTTTTGCACGCCGCCGTGTGGGTCGAGGAGGAAG GGTGGTTTTGGATCGAGGTTTTACGCCTTGGGACGATGGTTTGGAAAAGATGAATCTTACCTCTGGTCAGTCATTCTCTGGCGTGGTGGGAGACTACATTACACATATACGTGAACAGAAAAT TCCTTACTACAGGCCGAAGAGCCCTCCCCCTGATGATGATGAGTCTTCACAAGATGGTGAGCGgtcctctctccacccagcaGGGGCCCCCTCCAAACCTTCCACCCCAAGCAGCCAGGAGTTCAATGTGGAGAGCTTCAGATCTCACCGTGAACAGCTGTTGGCCATGCACATGGAGCAGGAGGCGGTTCGCCTCAAACAGGACAGTGTGGTTAACCCTTCCTCAAATATCCCCCTAAGCAGTGACCTTGGATACTCATTTTCCTCACAACCTACCTCGCGTTTTATGCTGGACTCGGCCAGTGCTCAGTTTGCTGTGACAGCTGTGATAGGCTCTGCTGAGCTGGAAAGCAAGAGGGCCAAGGCCGAAGAGGCAGAGTCTGTCAACCACGTCGTTGTCGGGGCAGCTGGTGActcgaaacagacagagaaagctccgcccccaccccctccgcctgaCCACCATGGCGCTGCCACTTCTTCCTCGCTGCTTCCTGCTGTACCCACCacctcattatcgtcatcatcgtcagtcGCCTCATCTCCTGTTGTGTTGTCCTCGCTACCTGCCATCATGGCCCCCAAGTCAGTAGGGCTGTCTGTTGTTCCGTCCATTCGTACTGTCTCCCCGAAGACAGTGTTGACGTCATCGGGGGTGTCGCTGTCGGCAGTGTCCTTGACGCCCTCAGCTGTGTCGGTGATGACACAGCCAGCAGGTCGTCCCCGCCTGTCCAATGGACCACTGGCCACACCCCCTGTCCCTGCTGCCAGTATTGTTCGTG CTGGTAGGACTGCAGGGTCCTCTGCAGCGGCCACCATTGTCCAGCTTCCCCAGCGTGTCAGCACTGCTCCTGCAATGCGGGCGGTGGTGCCAGTGCCCAGCCCTAACCCCATCGTGACTGCCTCCGCAACCTCCATGATCACAGTGCATGGGCCCACCCCGACCTCAGTAGGGGTTGGGACGGCGCTAGCCATGGACAAGTTGAACAACAAAGTGATGCTGGCCTCAGGGGTGGGCGCCTCCTCCACAATGTGCAGTATGGCTTCTTCCCCGCTCAGCATTCTCAA GTCTGGTCAGGAGGAGGGCAAGAGTGCCGTCCATCTGTTCGCAGCAGACACACAGATGCCTATGGACGTTTCCTGA
- the LOC143290427 gene encoding enhancer of polycomb homolog 1-like isoform X1 — protein sequence MSKVSFRARALDVSKPMPIFRSEDIPDMHDFDKINRAVVQMPTGMEKEEEMETHLQNALTAQQFYGTAEKRTIPIPGVQSVDDIDDRYSKLYNPDFRLPKQYIHVEALGMEQEIPDYDLDSEDECWLQEQSKKMEISSSKFEEMMDRLEKGSGQQVVTLQEAKLLLKEDDDLIISVYDYWLNKRLRLEMPLIPQVKSEKRDGTTTNNPYVAFRRRTEKMQTRKNRKNDEVSYEKMLKLKRDMLKALTLTHFLKRREKSKKEILQLTLEVMEKRYQMGDFSGTMLAEAEAERAKMPSFIPPFMFNSQGHGTPAYSGEEVPPVRKKRPYRRRQKQPQQPRHPHTIAAAMATAASFGDVDILHHDLDSSEEDMMSPALSPSDHEDEHDPDGLFAFKRRKTCNYYAPLHNRLGNWPWSNPSEGGKGDKRHRFSLTTLPGGRCIGFARRRVGRGGRVVLDRGFTPWDDGLEKMNLTSGQSFSGVVGDYITHIREQKIPYYRPKSPPPDDDESSQDGERSSLHPAGAPSKPSTPSSQEFNVESFRSHREQLLAMHMEQEAVRLKQDSVVNPSSNIPLSSDLGYSFSSQPTSRFMLDSASAQFAVTAVIGSAELESKRAKAEEAESVNHVVVGAAGDSKQTEKAPPPPPPPDHHGAATSSSLLPAVPTTSLSSSSSVASSPVVLSSLPAIMAPKSVGLSVVPSIRTVSPKTVLTSSGVSLSAVSLTPSAVSVMTQPAGRPRLSNGPLATPPVPAASIVRAGRTAGSSAAATIVQLPQRVSTAPAMRAVVPVPSPNPIVTASATSMITVHGPTPTSVGVGTALAMDKLNNKVMLASGVGASSTMCSMASSPLSILKLQRSRGILVKKIAMPVPKRGNETKT from the exons ATGAGTAAAGTGTCTTTTCGGGCGCGTGCTCTGGATGTTTCCAAGCCAATGCCAATTTTTAGGTCGGAGGATATTCCAGACATGCATGATTTTGATAAAATCAATCGTGCAGTCGTCCAGATGCCGACTGGcatggagaaagaagaagaaatg GAAACTCACCTTCAGAATGCACTTACAGCCCAGCAGTTCTATGGCACTGCAGAAAAGCGCACCATTCCAATCCCTGGAGTGCAGAGTGTGGATGACATTGATGATCGTTATAGCAAACTTTATAATCCAGACTTCCGACTTCCAAAGCAGTACATTCATGTTGAAG CACTGGGCATGGAGCAAGAGATCCCAGATTATGACTTGGACTCTGAAGATGAGTGCTGGTTACAAGAGCAGTCGAAAAAGATGGAAATCAGCAGCTCCAAGTTTGAAGAGATGATGGACAGACTGGAGAAAGGTTCAGGCCAGCAG gtggtGACGTTACAAGAAGCCAAGTTGCTGCTAAAGGAAGACGATGACCTGATCATCTCTGTATATGACTACTGGCTCAACAAACGTCTGCGTTTG GAAATGCCATTGATCCCGCAAGTCAAATCTGAAAAGCGAGATGGTACAACCACGAACAACCCCTATGTTGCTTTCCGTCGCCGGACAGAGAAAATGCAGACAAGGAAA aatcgCAAGAATGATGAGGTGTCTTATGAGAAGATGTTGAAACTGAAGAGGGACATGCTTAAGGCTCT CACACTGACTCATTTTCTGAAGCGACGAgaaaagagcaagaaagaaaTATTGCAGCTGACTCTGGAAGTGATGGAGAAACG CTATCAGATGGGAGATTTCAGTGGCACCATGTTGGCTGAGGCAGAAGCAGAGCGAGCCAAGATGCCGTCCTTCATTCCCCCATTCATGTTCAACAGCCAGGGTCATGGAACACCAGCTTACAGTGGG GAGGAGGTGCCTCCTGTGCGAAAGAAGCGTCCGTACAGACGGCGACAGAAACAGCCTCAGCAGCCGCGCCACCCTCACACCATAGCTGCTGCCATGGCCACAGCTGCCTCCTTTGGGGATGTGGACATCCTGCACCACGATCTGGATAGCTCTGAGGAGGACATGATGTCCCCT GCACTGTCTCCCTCAGACCACGAGGATGAGCACGATCCTGATGGCCTGTTTGCTTTCAAGAGGCGGAAGACTTGCAATTATTATGCT CCTCTCCATAATCGCCTGGGCAATTGGCCATGGTCCAACCCCAGTGAAGGAGGCAAAGGCGACAAACGTCACCGCTTTTCTCTCACAACCCTCCCTGGTGGGCGGTGCATCGGTTTTGCACGCCGCCGTGTGGGTCGAGGAGGAAG GGTGGTTTTGGATCGAGGTTTTACGCCTTGGGACGATGGTTTGGAAAAGATGAATCTTACCTCTGGTCAGTCATTCTCTGGCGTGGTGGGAGACTACATTACACATATACGTGAACAGAAAAT TCCTTACTACAGGCCGAAGAGCCCTCCCCCTGATGATGATGAGTCTTCACAAGATGGTGAGCGgtcctctctccacccagcaGGGGCCCCCTCCAAACCTTCCACCCCAAGCAGCCAGGAGTTCAATGTGGAGAGCTTCAGATCTCACCGTGAACAGCTGTTGGCCATGCACATGGAGCAGGAGGCGGTTCGCCTCAAACAGGACAGTGTGGTTAACCCTTCCTCAAATATCCCCCTAAGCAGTGACCTTGGATACTCATTTTCCTCACAACCTACCTCGCGTTTTATGCTGGACTCGGCCAGTGCTCAGTTTGCTGTGACAGCTGTGATAGGCTCTGCTGAGCTGGAAAGCAAGAGGGCCAAGGCCGAAGAGGCAGAGTCTGTCAACCACGTCGTTGTCGGGGCAGCTGGTGActcgaaacagacagagaaagctccgcccccaccccctccgcctgaCCACCATGGCGCTGCCACTTCTTCCTCGCTGCTTCCTGCTGTACCCACCacctcattatcgtcatcatcgtcagtcGCCTCATCTCCTGTTGTGTTGTCCTCGCTACCTGCCATCATGGCCCCCAAGTCAGTAGGGCTGTCTGTTGTTCCGTCCATTCGTACTGTCTCCCCGAAGACAGTGTTGACGTCATCGGGGGTGTCGCTGTCGGCAGTGTCCTTGACGCCCTCAGCTGTGTCGGTGATGACACAGCCAGCAGGTCGTCCCCGCCTGTCCAATGGACCACTGGCCACACCCCCTGTCCCTGCTGCCAGTATTGTTCGTG CTGGTAGGACTGCAGGGTCCTCTGCAGCGGCCACCATTGTCCAGCTTCCCCAGCGTGTCAGCACTGCTCCTGCAATGCGGGCGGTGGTGCCAGTGCCCAGCCCTAACCCCATCGTGACTGCCTCCGCAACCTCCATGATCACAGTGCATGGGCCCACCCCGACCTCAGTAGGGGTTGGGACGGCGCTAGCCATGGACAAGTTGAACAACAAAGTGATGCTGGCCTCAGGGGTGGGCGCCTCCTCCACAATGTGCAGTATGGCTTCTTCCCCGCTCAGCATTCTCAA GCTCCAAAGAAGTCGTGGAATCCTGGTAAAGAAAATTGCTATGCCTGTCCCGAAAAGAGGAAATGAAACAAAGActtga